Within Hypomesus transpacificus isolate Combined female chromosome 10, fHypTra1, whole genome shotgun sequence, the genomic segment AATATAATACAGTATGGGTGGATAGCTCAATGAAGTTCTCCCAAACTGAAAATCCATAGTACAACAGCATGGAGCAGTTGTGCATCAACTTCACCAATGAGAAACTGCAACAGTTCTTCAACCACACCATGTTCGTCCTGGAGCAAGAGGAGTACAAGAAGGAGGGCATTGTCTGGGCTTTCATTGACTTTGGCATGGACTTGGCTGCCTGCATTGAGCTTATTGAGAAGGTGAGCTTTCTAGTAAAACTATTGATGTACAGTATATCATCATTGATTTTACACAATGCCAAGGATACAGCAAGGATATAATTCGATTGATGAGGTGCTTTAATAAGTTGACATATTTCATTGTAATTATAACTGAGTTAATAATTATAGTTATATAATGTACGCTTACTTCTGCAAAATACATTTAGCATACAAATATTTTTCTACGCAGCCAATGGGCATTTTCTCCATCCTTGAAGAGGAGTGCATGTTCCCCAAGGCTTCAGACACCTCCTTCAAGAATAAGCTGTATGACCAACATCTTGGAAAGACTAAAGCATTTGAGAAGCCTAAACCAGTAAAGGGCAAAGCAGAAGCCCACTTCTCCCTGGTCCACTATGCTGGTATAGTAGACTACAATATCACTGGATGGCTGGAAAAGAACAAGGATCCCCTGAATGACTCTGTGATTCAGCTGTATGGGAAGTCTTCTGTCAAACTGCTGGCCAACATTTATGTTGCTCCCCCACCTGAGGGTTAGTATTGTTATATTGACAGTTCAGGCATGACAAACAGCAAAAAATGTATtcataataaaaaattaaaccATTCCTGTTAATGATCTCCAATCTGTCGTATCTGTTCAACAGATACAACAAAGAAAGGAGGCAAGAAGAAGGGAGGTTCCATGCAGACTGTGTCTTCTCAGTTCAGAGTGAGTAGACTTTTTATAATGTTTTAAAACAACTGAATAACTTTAAATTATTGTTTTGAAGATATAATTTGCAAAAACCTTACAGGAGAATTTGGGAAAGCTGATGACCAACTTGAGGAGCACCCACCCTCATTTTGTGCGTTGCCTGATTCCCAATGAGTCAAAGACTCCAGGTATAACAGAACCCATAATTTTACTCTGATGTGAATATAATACATTCGCCAATTGTAACTCTAACTATTGAAACCAGGTCTGATGGAGAACTTCCTGGTCATCCACCAGCTGAGGTGTAATGGTGTGCTGGAGGGTATTAGGATCTGCAGAAAGGGCTTCCCCAGCAGAATCCTCTATGCTGACTTCAAGCAGAGGTactgacacacatgcataattaagttttttttttattataatacAGGTACAGTAATATAGGTAGACAGAAAAATGTACAGTAATAATCAAAATGTCTCTCTTTACAGATACAAAGTATTGAATGCTGCTGTAATCCCCGAAGGCCAGTTCATTGACAACAAGAAGGCTTCTGAGAAGCTGCTTGGGTCAATTGATGTAGATCATGAGGAGTACAAGTTTGGACACACCAAGGTAACAAACCAGATACACTCTTAATGATGCGATACAAGCAACTTTATTGTAAATAGTCTGCAAACAGTGCATTGGCCTATATTTGATTAGATGAACAGTCACTTTGAGAGCAATATGTGAATCTGTTTTAGTCATCTTTTAATGTTCAGTTTTGTATTCTCCCTATGCCTCAGGTGTTCTTCAAAGCTGGTCTGCTTGGTGTCcttgaggagatgagagatgagaagCTTGCTAATCTGGTAACCATGACGCAGGCTCTTGGCCGTGGATACGTGATGAGGAAGGAGTTTGCCAAGAtgatggagaggaggtgagatggaGAAGATACAAGGAAAAATCTGGATTCAGGTTTTTGCATTCAAACCATGTTTTTAGGGAGTGATTCAACGATGAAGCTATTGTTAGATTAATGATGTGAACTTGTAATTTTGAATTTATGGATATATTGAACTTTATGGAATTGTGATAGATTTTACATGTAGGAATGGGTTAGTGTGATGATTTAATTACATCCTTTTGTATCCAGCTAACCAAGTACTGTCTTTATCTTTCTTTATCAGAGAGGCTGTCTACACCATCCAGTACAATGTCCGCTCATTCATGAATGTAAAACACTGGCCATGGATGAAGGTCTATTACAAGATCAAACCTCTCCTGCAAAGTGCTGAGACTGAGAAGGAGCTGGCCAACATGAAGGAAGACTATGAGAAATGTAAAGTTGCTCTTACCAAGGCTGAGGCTCGCAAGAAGGAGCTGGAAGAGAAGATGGTGTCCATACTGCAGGAGAGGAATGATCTGTCTCTCCAAGTTGCTTCTGTAAGTGAAATACATATTCATGTGTGAAAGCATACTGTACAGTGCCTAAAACAATGACtaaacatataaaataaaacatttcaacagTCAATGCTAATCAATATTTGTACTTTTCTTTTACTTTTCTCATTTCAGGAATCAGAGAATCTGAATGATGCTGAGGAGAGATGTGAGGGTCTGATCAAGAGCAAGATCCAGCTGGAGGCCAAACTCAAAGAGACAACCGAAAGgctggaggatgaagaggagatgaatgctgagctgacagccaagaagaggaagctggaggatgaGTGCTCTGAGCTGAAGAAGGACATTGATGATCTGGAGCTTACcctggccaaagtggagaaggagaaacacGCCACAGAAAACAAGGTATCAACATCTCACCAATATCCAAGCAGTAGTTTGTTCAGAAACACCAAACAATGGTTTTGACTTGAACTAACTTTGTCTTGTCCAGGTTAAAAACCTGACTGAGGAGATGTCATCTCAAGATGAAACTGTTGCCAAGCTGACCAAGGAGAAGAAAGCCCTGCAAGAGGCCCACCAGCAGACACTGGATGACCtgcaggcagaggaggacaAAGTCAACACTCTGACCAAGGCCAAGACCAAGCTGGAACAACAAGTTGATGATGTGAGTTGAGTTAGAAGAATCATTCTTGCACATTTTTCATttagaaaatgtatttaaactttTCATGTGCTAGCCTAGATTTTAACATAGCTTGAACATTCCCTTTTTGAGATCAGGGATTCAGATTGACAGCCCAAAATTATTgttttaataataatattaataataataataattgtattataCCATCATATGGTTAAGTAGTAGTGATAACTATCAACCCTTTACATTGAGGTTACCTTAACTACGATACAATtagtaacaacattgtagttacaaACTGTTGTAACATTTGCAGCTGTAGTTTAGTTTTCAAGATATTATACAATGAAAACTTTGTATTAGTTGTAACCTTTACAACCCTCCCCAATACTTTGCCTTACACGTTATTTTAATTTAAACATACAGTATACCACAAATACTTAATACCCTTTAAGGACATATCAATTCCTATGTACCTACTTAACTTTCACAATGagtattgctatgtagttaattggtagttaatgtaacctcaATGTAAATGTTACCCAACTGTTTTTTTGTCCTCCAGCTTGAAGGTTCTCTGGAGCAAGAGAAGAAGCTCCGTATGGACCTTGAGAGAGGCAAGAGAAAgctggagggagacctgaaACTGGCCCAGGAGTCCTTAATGGACCTGGAGAACGACAAGCAGCAATCTGATGAAAAGATCAAGAAGTAAGTGTTTTGATACACTATACAGTATAGATGTAGACATACATAATTTGACATTATTTGAGATATTCTTGTCTgactttttaaattgtttaaaaAAGACTATCCCCTTATGGAGTTGATGTGTTTGACTTTCCCCTCATAATAACACAGTAACTAAACATCTGACATGTATTCTTTTGTGCATAATAGAAAAGACTTTGAGACCAGCCAGCTCCTCAGCAAGATTGAGGATGAGCAGTCTCTGGGTGTCCAGCTGCAGAAGAAGATCAAGGAGCTCCAGGTGCGCTGTAGTTACTATGCCCATGTATAGGgatattcaactttttttcactgGAAATACTACATTTGACAATAGCTGTTTGCCAGAGTTCATGACGTCCTGAGGTGAGGAAATTCCTTATTTTGTTTAAGAATTTAATTAGCAGCTAAACAATATTTGACATCTACTGTAGGCTCGTATtgaagagctggaggaggagattgaGGCTGAGCGTGCTGCCAGGGCCAAGGTGGAAAAGCAGAGGGCCGATCTGTCCAGGGAACTTGAGGAGATcagtgagaggctggaggaggctggaggcgcCACAGCAGCTCAGATTGATATGAACAAGAAGCGAGAGGCTGAGTTCCAGAAGCTGAGACGTGACCTGGAGGAGTCCACCCTGCAGCATGAGTCCACAGCCTCAGCCCTGAGGAAGAAGCAGGCTGACAGTGTGGCAGAGCTGGGGGAGCAAATCGACAACCTGCAGCGCGTCAAACAGaagctggagaaagagaagagtgaaTTCAAGATGGAGATTGACGACCTCTCCTCCAACATGGAGGCGGTTGCCAAGTCTAAGGTCAGTGATAACAAATACACAATCACATAATCAGACCAAATGGTGGGATGGCAAGATTAGGGTTTAGGTAGTCTCAGGATCAAGATCTGAAATCTGACATCTTGTCAATCTCCAAAGTTTTCTGTTACAATTCATAACATTACATTGACTCCTATCCATGTGAGCGTTTAGTCTTTGTCATGCATACATGGGAGATGCTACATGTTTCCAAttccatacagtacagtatgtgttaaAAAGCTTATGCATTTCTTAATTTATAGTTTGGTAAAGTGAAGAAAAATAAACCAATCCATACACTGTCTGCATTTAGCTGGTTATGAATCAGGAAACAGTGTATGTAAAACATGATCTTTGTTCTGCAGGGCAATCTGGAGAAGATGTGTCGTACCCTTGAGGATCAGCTCAGTGAGATCAAGACCAAGAACGATGAGAATGTTCGCCAGATCAACGACATCAGTGGACAGAGAGCTAGACTCCTCACTGAGAACGGTAAAATCAGTCAAGAATAAAGCAACATTGAAGTACTTCCAATTACTGTGTACTGATTAAAGTTATAAAATACAGTACTAGTGATTTGACTTTGATGAACAATTAGCTAATGCTCCACAAAATCCAACTAAGTTGATGAGGTACTCTTAAAGAAAGAAAACTCTGATTTTATCGACTCCCCACAGGTGAGTTTGGTcgccagctggaggagaaggaagccCTGGTGTCCCAGCTGACCAGAGGCAAGCAGGCCTACACCCAGCAGATTGAGGAGCTCAAGAGGCATGTTGAGGAGGAGGTCAAGGTAATTCTCAAACctgaagaaaaatacaaaaggttTACCATTGATCCACAGGCCCACTGAGCTAAACAGTAAGGCAGTGCCTGTTTGGATATTTTACCAGTCCATATCTGTATCTCAATATCTTATCAGTAAGGAATCAAATCTAAACGCATCACCCTGTAGTTCTCATTGATCAAGTCAACACAGCTGCCCTTTTTTATTTCCCTTTAAGGCTAAGAATGCCCTGGCCCATGGTGTCCAATCTGCCCGCCACGACTGTGACCTGCTGAGGGAGCAgtttgaggaggagcaggaggccaaGGCAGAGCTACAACGTGGCATGTCCAAGGCTAACTCTGAGGTGGCTCAGTGGAGGACCAAGTATGAAACTGATGCcatccagaggacagaggagctggaggaggccaagTAAGTCCATGAAAGTCTGCCCTCTGGCAGCAATACACAAATGAGCCACAAGATTATTTGACATTATTGTCAATTACTGCAAGCCTGCCATCAGGACAGGACATCTTTACAATACTGCTCTTGTACCTAACAGAAAGAAGCTGGCTCAGCGTCTCCAGGATGCTGAGGAAACCATTGAGGCCACCAACTCCAAATGTGCCTCTCTGGAGAAGACCAagcagaggctgcagggagaggtggaggacctCATGATTGATGTTGAGAGAGCCAATGCCCAGGCTGCAAACCTGGATAAGAAGCAGAGGAACTTTGACAAGGTAAAAAATATTGTACTACACCTGCAAATTTAAGTATACATTTTAGTTTTGAGGCAGTCACTGTTTGAAACATGCAGTTGAATGGCGTACAAGATAGACCTTCAGTTGTTTGTTGTATGAATTGCTGCTGTGGTACTTTGGTAGGTTCTTGCAGAGTGGAAGCAGAAGTTTGAGGAGGgccaggctgagctggaggGAGCTCAGAAGGAGACTCGTTCTCTCAGCACAGAGCTCTTCAAGATGAAGAACTCCTATGAGGAGGCTCTTGACCATCTGGAGACtctaaagagagagaacaagaactTGCAACGTGAGATAAATATTGTGTGTGGTGCTTTATACAGTATACTTAAGTAGTGTGCAATCCCATGTAATGGTgattccaaatgttttttttctaatcAGAGGAGATCTCTGACCTGACCGAGCAGATCGGAGAGACTGGCAAGAGCATCCATGAGctggagaaggccaagaagACAGTGGAGACAGAGAAGTCTGAGATCCAGACGgctctggaggaggctgaggtacAACAACTACCATTTTATGATAAATATGAGTATGCTGTAGAATTCCTCAATACTGGTAAGATGATCACATGTAAATGTTTCTTTATTCAGGGAACCCTGGAGCATGAAGAGTCCAAGATTCTGCGTGTGCAGCTGGAGCTGAACCAGATCAAGGGTGAGGTGGACAGAAAGCTggcagagaaggatgaggagatggagcagatcAAGAGGAACAGCCAGAGAGTGCTGGACTCCATGCAGAGCACCCTGGACTCTGAGATCCGTAGCAGGAATGATGCTCTGAGAAtaaagaagaagatggagggagacctgaaTGAGATGGAGATCCAGCTGAGCCATGCTAACCGCCAGGCTGCTGAGTCCCAGAAGCAGCTGAGGAATGTTCAGGCGCAACTCAAGGTACTGTGATTGTTGGCAATAGTCTTACAGTACATAAACTATATTTTATTAGTATACAAAAGTATATGGACACCTGAACATCACACATGAGTTTAttgtatgtttcattccaaaactACAGGCTACAGGATTTTTAATGGAAATACCCACCAAACCCACCAAAGCTACAGCCGCGTAAATCGGAGAATCGAATTGTTTACAAACAGTTAAATGTCTTTCAAATACGCATTCATTAATAAACAAACTATTACACTTTAAAGGAGTGCGCTGTAAGCATCTGGTTAAAGGCAATTATTGCTCACTCAGACAGCTAGTGACCAACAGGAAACCCCca encodes:
- the LOC124472650 gene encoding myosin heavy chain, fast skeletal muscle-like — translated: MSTDAEMAQYGKAAIYLRKPERERIEAQAAPFDAKNACYVPDVKELYLKGLVIKRDGGKCDVKILVTEEVKTFKDEQIDQMNPPKYDKIEDMAMMTYLNEASVLYNLKERYAAWMIYTYSGLFCATVNPYKMLPVYDMEVVNAYRGKKRMEAPPHIFSVSDNAYQFMLTDRENQSVLITGESGAGKTVNTKRVIQYFATIAVSGGEKKKEQTPGKMQGSLEDQIIAANPLLEAYGNAKTVRNDNSSRFGKFIRIHFHTTGKLASADIETYLLEKSRVSFQLPDERGYHIFYQMMTNHKPELVEMCLITTNPYDYPMISQGQITVASIDDKVELDATDDAIDILGFTAEEKMSIYKLTGAVMHHGNMKFKQKQREEQAEPDGTDVADKIGYLLGLNSADMLKALCYPRVKVGNEYVTKGQTVPQVNNSVSALAKSIYERMFLWMVVRINQMLDTKQQRNYYIGVLDIAGFEIFDYNSMEQLCINFTNEKLQQFFNHTMFVLEQEEYKKEGIVWAFIDFGMDLAACIELIEKPMGIFSILEEECMFPKASDTSFKNKLYDQHLGKTKAFEKPKPVKGKAEAHFSLVHYAGIVDYNITGWLEKNKDPLNDSVIQLYGKSSVKLLANIYVAPPPEDTTKKGGKKKGGSMQTVSSQFRENLGKLMTNLRSTHPHFVRCLIPNESKTPGLMENFLVIHQLRCNGVLEGIRICRKGFPSRILYADFKQRYKVLNAAVIPEGQFIDNKKASEKLLGSIDVDHEEYKFGHTKVFFKAGLLGVLEEMRDEKLANLVTMTQALGRGYVMRKEFAKMMERREAVYTIQYNVRSFMNVKHWPWMKVYYKIKPLLQSAETEKELANMKEDYEKCKVALTKAEARKKELEEKMVSILQERNDLSLQVASESENLNDAEERCEGLIKSKIQLEAKLKETTERLEDEEEMNAELTAKKRKLEDECSELKKDIDDLELTLAKVEKEKHATENKVKNLTEEMSSQDETVAKLTKEKKALQEAHQQTLDDLQAEEDKVNTLTKAKTKLEQQVDDLEGSLEQEKKLRMDLERGKRKLEGDLKLAQESLMDLENDKQQSDEKIKKKDFETSQLLSKIEDEQSLGVQLQKKIKELQARIEELEEEIEAERAARAKVEKQRADLSRELEEISERLEEAGGATAAQIDMNKKREAEFQKLRRDLEESTLQHESTASALRKKQADSVAELGEQIDNLQRVKQKLEKEKSEFKMEIDDLSSNMEAVAKSKGNLEKMCRTLEDQLSEIKTKNDENVRQINDISGQRARLLTENGEFGRQLEEKEALVSQLTRGKQAYTQQIEELKRHVEEEVKAKNALAHGVQSARHDCDLLREQFEEEQEAKAELQRGMSKANSEVAQWRTKYETDAIQRTEELEEAKKKLAQRLQDAEETIEATNSKCASLEKTKQRLQGEVEDLMIDVERANAQAANLDKKQRNFDKVLAEWKQKFEEGQAELEGAQKETRSLSTELFKMKNSYEEALDHLETLKRENKNLQQEISDLTEQIGETGKSIHELEKAKKTVETEKSEIQTALEEAEGTLEHEESKILRVQLELNQIKGEVDRKLAEKDEEMEQIKRNSQRVLDSMQSTLDSEIRSRNDALRIKKKMEGDLNEMEIQLSHANRQAAESQKQLRNVQAQLKDAQLHLDDAVRAAEDMREQAAMVERRNGLMMAEIEELRVALEQSERGRKVAEQELVDASERVGLLHSQNTSLLNTKKKLESDLVQVQGEVEDIVQEARNAEEKAKKAITDAAMMAEELKKEQDTSSHLERMKKNLEVTVKDLQHRLDEAENLAMKGGKKQLQKLESRVRELETEVDAEQRRGADAVKGVRKYERRVKELTYQTEEDKKNVTRLQDLVDKLQLKVKAYKRQAEEAEEQSNSHMSKFRKVQHELEEAEERADIAESQVNKLRAKSREAGKAKEAE